In a single window of the Palaemon carinicauda isolate YSFRI2023 chromosome 10, ASM3689809v2, whole genome shotgun sequence genome:
- the LOC137647875 gene encoding uncharacterized protein: METGLPSLEKRVAQRNASTIAEMFISDRDSITKMRVREELSKHPEVQAPSSYGKDHSNNIKSQYLAEDIIQLSPDSGQGALYISPWKKQIATFRYTKLPREKEDCTMEELRNAAQAAIRFAETAGAQAYYTGGTVDTGTQTEGAAVSSSNLMACWRTSNNVSTMQTELVAIKQALQYSIKNEEGPVVIHSDSRSTMQALQQEKNKKNKGLLADIKTLLYQHNERGRHVNLNWISSHILIPANEKADELAKSTSHIESVQVHIQSALPQIKNEIKPQLKENLIKELHKWIGNDSPSSTWYKWDTELEPPPIDRYTLREQAVCIHRLRLGYKANWEILDNNQRPCEHCDVIPQQTLLHYLLEYRET; this comes from the coding sequence ATGGAAACTGGTCTGCCATCCCTTGAAAAAAGGGTTGCACAGAGAAATGCATCCACAATTGCAGAGATGTTCATCTCAGACAGAGACTCTATAACAAAAATGAGGGTACGAGAGGAACTATCAAAGCACCCTGAGGTTCAAGCACCAAGCtcctatggcaaagaccatagtaacaacataaagagcCAGTACCTAGCTGAAGATATCATACAATTAAGCCCAGACTCAGGACAGGGCGCACTATACATTTCACCTTGGAAAAAACAAATAGCAACTTTCAGGTATACTAAGCTTCCTAGAGAAAAGGaagactgcacaatggaggaacttaggAATGCCGCCCAGGCAGCAATCCGGTTTGCGGAAACAGCAGGGGCGCAGGCCTACTACACTGGCGGTACTGTAGACACTGGAACCCAAACAGAGGGAGCTGCAGTATCTTCCAGTAACCTTAtggcctgctggagaacatccaacaatgtctctaccatgcagacagagcttgttgcaataaaacaagcactacaatactccattaaaaatgaggaaggaccagtagtcatacattCTGATTCAAGATCcacaatgcaagccttgcaacaggaaaagaataaaaaaaacaagggCCTACTAGCTGATATCAAAACTCTAttgtatcagcacaatgaaagaggcagacATGTAAATCTAAACTGGATTTCCAGTCACATTTTGATACCAGCAAAtgagaaggctgatgaactagccaaaagcaccagtcACATAGAAAGTGTACAAGTGCACATACAGTCTGCACTACCTCAAATTAAGAATgaaataaagccacagctcaaagaaaatctaatcaaggagctacacaagtggatagggaatgACTCTCCCTCTTCCACTTGGTACAAATGGGACACAGAGCTAGAGCCTccccccatagacagatacaccctaagagagcaggctgtatgtatacacaggctcagATTGGGATACAAGGCAAACTGGGAGATCTTGGATAACAACCAAAGACCCTGCGAAcattgtgatgtcataccacaacagaccctcctgcactacctactagaatatAGGGAAACATAA
- the LOC137647876 gene encoding uncharacterized protein has translation MENGEIDVILLHETFLTTGKKVRIAGYNAYTPPQIGTDKGLATLVRTTINTTGLHNPIPCCTNVETLAITVTLLTQKVDIYNIYRKINWEDTRVLQLTQLIAHAERTPTLIFGDFNAHHPILSSQSMTNPSGEHIAFASEDFEGVALLNTTYTLKRKQTRYTFLTTAVRHLTKWRVQATLISDHFATVTELEIQQLPQIPLPPPRWNQDLADWV, from the coding sequence atggaAAACGGAGAGATAGATGTTATCCTGTTGCATGAAACATTCCTAACAACAGGAAAAAAGGTGAGAATTGCAGGTTACAATGCCTACACCCcgccacagataggcacagacaaaggCTTAGCTACATTAGTTAGAACAACAATAAACACAACAGGGTTACACAACCCAATTCCTTGTTGTACCAATGTAGAGACACTGGCAATAACAGTAACATTACTGACCCAAAAGGtagatatatacaacatatacaggaaaataaactgGGAAGACACCAGAGTGCTGCAACTGACACAACTCATTGCTCATGCAGAAAGAACTCCAACACTTATAttcggggattttaatgcacaccatCCTATATTATCATCCCAATCAATGACAAACCCTTCAGGGGAGCATATAGCCTTTGCCTCGGAGGACTTTGAAGGAGTTGCCCTTCTAAACACAACCTACACACTTAAGAGGAAGCAGACTAGATATACTTTTCTCACAACAGCAGTAAGACACCTAACTAAATGGCGAGTGCAGGCAACCCTGATTAGtgaccactttgccacagtaacagaattggagatacaACAGCTACCTCAAATTCCActacctccaccaagatggaatcaagacctagcagactgggtctaa